Proteins encoded within one genomic window of Thunnus albacares chromosome 13, fThuAlb1.1, whole genome shotgun sequence:
- the zgc:163098 gene encoding U2 snRNP-associated SURP motif-containing protein, giving the protein MADRKGKPVTPIKTLTKKEQEELKKKEEEKAAEVFEEFLASFETSEKSGVKTFVRGGIVNATKEEEAAEVKKNKLYRPASKFVPVSQHVSPASSAESKKSSFKRKTEEKKKSNLELFKEELKLIQEEREERHKRKKNDPVGGGGYGDVDIPLSGRSTLYDDLTVPTTTNLYISCISPKMNEELLCKEFGKYGPLASVKIMWPRTDEERCRTSNRAFVAFMTRKDAERALAALDGKVIMGFEMKLGWGKPARIPPQPLYTPVGVRATPPPPSGLPFNAQPRDRFRNDFTKPLGMSKGELDKTLSEAVVKVVIPTERNLLFLIHRMIEFVVREGPVFEAIIMNKEKNNPDYRFLFDNKSQDHVYYRWKLFSILQGESLTEWRTTDFRMFRGGSIWRPPVLNNYSQRGEERAEVEEDASPEEEVKKGQLRAEHRQRLETLLKELTPSREDIANAMLFCLERADAAEEVVAHITESFSLLQTPLQKKIARLYLVSDILHNSCAKVAGASYYRKYFETKLTQIFGDLNAAHKNIQARLQAEQFKQKVMSCFRAWEDWAIYPEPYLIHLQNIFLGFAKAGEESIEAAEEVSSDIDGAPMDSSLIDGLPLDRASAEDLDGCPLGWDPLDGVPVDDIDGVPLGAAIDDIDGMPLDDSNVPLSRVPLSKWEKTGDTATFPQAKTESKWDTVVEPDSEDEVNVSVNSQDGDEDSESDSSDDSCSSSKYDSADFQSSLRSFQMSESKRKRLRELEVKVMKLQDELESGKRQRKSGMSIQQQVAHYRNKLLQKEFEKDEEKKERSTSKSKDRSKDDRKDKERSKRSEDGERRRGQSRDSDEQTRQSRSISPLKTKSPKWSKRSRSPSPDRKARKSRSRSPHRSHKKTKKSKH; this is encoded by the exons ATGGCAGACAGAAAGGGAAAACCTGTCACTCCAATCAAAACactaacaaaaaaagaacaagaagagcTTAAGAAGAAG gaggaagaaaaagcagcagaagTTTTTGAAGAATTCTTGGCATCATTCGAGACGAGTGAGAAAAGCGGAGTGAAAACTTTTGTCCGTGGGGGTATCGTGAATGCAACTAAAG AGGAGGAAGCAGCAGAGGTCAAGAAAAATAAGCTGTATCGACCCGCGTCAAAGTTTGTCCCCGTGTCCCAGCATGTCTCACCAGCATCGTCTGCTGAAAGCAAAAAGTCT agttttaaaagaaagacagaagaaaagaagaagagtaaCCTCGAACTCTTCAAAGAGGAACTTAAGCT aatacAAGAAGAGCGAGAGGAAAGAcacaaaaggaagaaaaatgaccctgttggaggaggaggatatgGAGATGTGGACATACCATTATCAGGACGATCAA CATTATATGATGACTTAACAGTGCCAACCACCACTAACCTCTACATTAGCTGCATTAGCCCAAAG atgaacGAGGAGTTGCTTTGCAAAGAGTTTGGTAAGTATGGTCCTCTGGCCAGTGTGAAGATAATGTGGCCCCGAACAGACGAGGAGCGCTGCCGGACTTCCAACAGAGCCTTTGTGGCTTTCATGACACGGAAAGACGCAGAGAGAGCCTTGGCAGCACTTGATG GTAAAGTGATTATGGGGTTTGAAATGAAGCTGGGATGGGGTAAACCAGCTCGCATTCCACCTCAGCCTCTCTACACACCGGTGGGGGTGAGGGCCACACCGCCACCCCCATCTGGTCTGCCTTTCAATGCTCAGCCAAGGGATCGCTTCCGCAATGACTTCACCAAGCCGCTGGGCATGTCAAAGGGGGAGCTTGACAAG ACTCTGTCCGAAGCCGTAGTCAAAGTGGTTATCCCAACCGAAAG GAATTTATTATTCCTCATTCACAGAATGATAGAGTTTGTGGTGCGTGAAGGGCCAGTGTTTGAAGCCATAATAATgaacaaggaaaaaaacaaccccGATTACAG GTTCCTTTTTGACAACAAAAGTCAAGATCACGTGTACTATCGCTGGAAACTATTTTCTATCCTCCAG GGAGAGTCCTTGACGGAGTGGAGGACCACCGACTTTCGCATGTTCCGGGGAGGCTCCATATGGAGACCCCCTGTCCTAAACAACTACTCACAGAGAGGCGAAGAGAGGGCAGAAGTGGAGGAGGATGCTTCCCctgaggaggaggtgaagaaagGGCAGCTCAGAGCCGA GCACAGACAGAGACTGGAAACACTGCTTAAAGAGCTCACTCCAAGCAGAGAAGATATTGCCAACGCCATGCTGTTCTGTCTTGAGCGAGCAGATGCAGCAGAGGAAGTAGTGGCACACATCACTGAGTCTTTTTCCTTGCTACAGACGCCCCTGCAGAAGAAG ATTGCCAGATTGTACCTCGTGTCAGACATCCTACACAACTCGTGTGCCAAAGTAGCCGGTGCATCGTATTATCGTAAATA TTTTGAAACAAAGCTAACACAGATATTTGGAGATCTTAATGCAGCGCATAAAAACATACAAGCCAGGCTGCAGGCCGAGCAGTTTAAG CAAAAGGTCATGAGTTGTTTTAGAGCATGGGAGGACTGGGCCATATACCCGGAGCCTTATCTAATCCACCTTCAAAACATCTTCCTGGGTTTTGCCAAAGCAGGGGAGGAGTCAATAGAGGCAGCAGAG GAAGTGTCCTCTGATATCGATGGTGCGCCAATGGACAGCTCACTTATAGATGggttacctttggacagagcttcTGCGGAGGATCTCGATGGCTGCCCCCTGGGTTGGGACCCTCTGGATGGAGTCCCTGTTGACGACATAGACGGTGTTCCTTTAGGAGCCGCCATTGACGACATTGACGGAATGCCCT tGGATGACAGCAACGTTCCTCTCTCCAGAGTGCCTTTGTCTAAGTGGGAGAAGACGGGTGATACTGCGACATTTCCTCAAG ccaaAACTGAGTCTAAGTGGGACACTGTGGTGGAGCCAGACAGTGAAGATGAAGTGAATGTAAG TGTCAACTCACAGGATGGAGACGAGGACTCAGAGAGTGACAGCAGTGATGACTCCTGCAGTTCGTCCAAATACGACAGCGCAGATTTCCAGAGCTCCCTCAGAAGTTTTCAAATGTCAGAGAGCAAAAGGAAAAGGTTAAGAGAGCTGGAG GTGAAGGTTATGAAGCTGCAAGATGAGCTGGAATCtggaaagaggcagaggaagtcTGGGATGAGTATACAACAACAGGTGGCACACTACAGGAACAAACTGTTACAGAAG GAGTttgaaaaagatgaagaaaagaaagagagatcaACATCGAAATCTAAAGACAGGTCAAAGGATGACAGAAAGGACAAAGAGAGGAGCAAAAGAAGTGAGGACGGGGAACGAAGACGAGGACAGAGTAGAGATTCTGATGAGCAGACGCGACAGTCGAGGAGCATCTCTCCTTTAAA GACAAAGTCTCCCAAATGGTCCAAACGGTCCCGATCACCATCTCCAGACCGGAAGGCACGGAAGTCCAGGTCACGGTCACCGCATCGCTCTcacaagaagacaaagaagagtAAACACTGA